One Tolypothrix bouteillei VB521301 DNA window includes the following coding sequences:
- a CDS encoding universal stress protein has product MFHKILVAIDTSEIGQHVFDEAVTLTKAVNGNLMLLHVLSPFDGTGYLNPVLLQPSSVYPTLHTEAVNKYMQQWEDLKQERLNMLFSFAQKANKIGVRAEISQNLGDPGRTICEVARSWDADLILVGRRGRRGLSELFLGSVSNYVLHNASCSVLIVQGPVHNTTEETEVCNTVSS; this is encoded by the coding sequence ATGTTCCACAAAATTTTAGTTGCAATTGATACATCTGAAATTGGACAACATGTTTTTGATGAAGCAGTGACTTTGACAAAAGCAGTGAATGGAAATCTTATGTTACTGCACGTTCTCTCTCCCTTTGATGGAACGGGATATCTCAACCCTGTATTGCTGCAACCTAGTAGTGTTTACCCAACACTACATACAGAAGCTGTCAATAAATACATGCAGCAGTGGGAAGATCTCAAGCAAGAGAGGCTAAATATGCTGTTTTCATTTGCTCAAAAAGCCAACAAAATAGGTGTTCGAGCAGAAATTTCTCAGAATTTAGGCGATCCCGGTCGCACAATTTGTGAAGTCGCACGCAGCTGGGACGCTGACTTAATTTTAGTAGGTCGGCGCGGTCGTAGGGGGTTAAGCGAGCTGTTCCTTGGTAGTGTCAGTAATTATGTATTGCACAACGCTTCTTGCTCTGTTCTTATAGTTCAAGGACCCGTTCACAATACGACAGAAGAAACTGAAGTGTGCAACACAGTTTCTTCTTAA
- a CDS encoding MBL fold metallo-hydrolase → MYLTWLDSNSWLVEIGGKQILIDPWLVGSLTFGNLDWFFKGFRTQERTIPEKIDLILLSQGLEDHAHTPTLKQLDRNIPVVASPNAAKVVTQLNYNRVTALAHGETFDLDRSVAITATPGSSIGPTLVENGYILKELETGFSLYYEPHGYHSPSLKQAAPIDVVIAPQFDLGLPLVGSIIRGRKYALEVAQWLQPQVMIHTAAGGDVVFEGLLNSLLQITGSIAEFRALLADNHLSVQVIEPTPGDRFEVQLQQRAAIGNRR, encoded by the coding sequence ATGTACTTAACTTGGTTAGACAGTAATTCGTGGTTAGTTGAGATTGGCGGAAAACAAATACTTATCGATCCTTGGCTCGTTGGTTCCCTAACTTTTGGCAATTTGGATTGGTTTTTTAAAGGTTTTCGGACTCAAGAACGTACCATACCAGAAAAAATTGACTTGATTTTGCTGTCTCAAGGTTTGGAAGACCATGCTCACACACCGACACTCAAGCAACTCGATCGCAACATTCCCGTTGTGGCGTCTCCCAATGCAGCCAAAGTAGTCACGCAGTTAAATTACAACCGGGTCACAGCACTCGCTCATGGCGAGACATTTGATTTGGATCGGAGTGTCGCTATTACAGCAACTCCCGGTTCTTCAATCGGTCCAACTTTGGTTGAGAACGGTTACATTCTAAAAGAGTTGGAAACTGGCTTCAGTTTGTATTACGAACCTCACGGGTATCATTCTCCCTCACTCAAGCAAGCTGCTCCCATAGATGTTGTGATTGCACCACAGTTTGACTTGGGTTTACCTTTAGTGGGATCGATTATTAGGGGCAGAAAATACGCTTTAGAAGTCGCTCAATGGTTGCAGCCACAAGTGATGATTCATACAGCGGCTGGTGGTGATGTGGTTTTTGAAGGATTGCTAAACTCTTTGCTTCAAATAACTGGTAGTATTGCGGAGTTTCGGGCGTTGCTTGCAGACAATCATCTTTCAGTACAGGTGATTGAACCAACCCCTGGCGATCGCTTTGAAGTGCAATTACAACAACGGGCTGCGATCGGCAATCGGCGGTGA
- the sugE gene encoding quaternary ammonium compound efflux SMR transporter SugE, translating into MEWVYLFIAGLLEVGWAIGLKYTAGFTEPLPSVVTVGCMILSFALLSVALRTLPVGTAYAVWTGIGAVGTVLLGIILFQEPVEFRRMACVGLIIAGVLGLRLVASH; encoded by the coding sequence ATGGAATGGGTGTATCTTTTTATTGCCGGGTTGCTAGAAGTTGGATGGGCTATTGGGCTGAAATACACAGCAGGGTTTACTGAACCCCTTCCCAGTGTTGTCACTGTTGGTTGTATGATACTCAGTTTTGCTTTATTGTCGGTTGCACTCCGTACACTACCAGTCGGTACTGCTTATGCTGTTTGGACTGGTATAGGAGCTGTTGGCACAGTTTTGCTGGGTATAATTTTGTTTCAAGAACCCGTTGAATTTCGTCGTATGGCTTGCGTTGGCTTGATTATTGCAGGTGTATTAGGTCTCAGGCTGGTTGCATCCCATTAA
- the rpmA gene encoding 50S ribosomal protein L27: protein MAHKKGTGSTRNGRDSNAQRLGVKRYGGQAVRAGNILVRQRGTKFHPGNNVGIGSDDTLYALIDGVVTFERKGKTRKKVSVYAPAAATEAPATAVAS, encoded by the coding sequence ATGGCTCATAAGAAAGGAACGGGTAGTACGCGCAACGGTCGTGACTCTAATGCTCAACGACTGGGCGTTAAGCGTTACGGTGGTCAAGCTGTTCGGGCGGGAAATATTCTCGTGCGTCAGCGCGGCACAAAATTTCATCCTGGTAACAACGTTGGTATCGGTAGTGATGATACTCTGTATGCCCTCATTGATGGTGTAGTTACCTTTGAACGTAAAGGCAAAACTCGCAAGAAAGTGAGTGTGTACGCACCAGCTGCTGCAACTGAAGCACCAGCAACAGCTGTCGCTTCATAA
- the rplU gene encoding 50S ribosomal protein L21 has product MTYAIIETGGKQIKVEPGRFYDIELLSAQPDEKVTIDKVLLVQHNGELSIGQPLVTGAKVEGTVLRHLRGRKVLVYKMKPKKKTRKKRGHRQEITRLMIDSISLNGSVLATEATAADGSQAPVSEVASDAGTVPPSEAPETSAE; this is encoded by the coding sequence ATGACCTACGCAATTATTGAAACTGGCGGCAAACAAATAAAAGTCGAGCCAGGACGCTTTTACGATATTGAATTGCTTTCTGCTCAACCAGATGAAAAAGTCACGATAGACAAGGTTTTGTTGGTGCAGCACAATGGAGAATTGAGCATTGGACAGCCACTTGTGACAGGAGCAAAGGTAGAAGGAACGGTATTGCGACATCTGAGAGGTCGCAAAGTCCTGGTGTATAAAATGAAGCCGAAAAAGAAAACCCGTAAAAAGCGGGGACACCGCCAGGAAATCACCAGATTAATGATTGATTCTATCAGTCTTAATGGTTCAGTGTTGGCTACAGAAGCAACTGCAGCCGATGGATCTCAGGCTCCAGTTAGTGAAGTAGCTAGCGATGCGGGAACTGTTCCACCTTCAGAAGCGCCAGAAACCAGTGCAGAATAA
- a CDS encoding acyltransferase, producing the protein MSVQEHKVYLVAPVQPSLRIPRVTELTVINLLGGIPRPLGNLLRRITYRLLFAKMGRGVDIQTGVELIGANSIEVGDEVKILWHTRLEIKHANCLLRIGNRVCLDRGVDIKASSSDCLIEIGDDSYLGPYVCMAGPGHIKIGKECLIASHSSLYANNHRAYGVSREGIEIQDNCWLGTGVRVLDGVTIGKGCVIGAGAVVTKNIPPYSVAVGVPAKVIGASKGGVV; encoded by the coding sequence ATGTCAGTACAAGAACACAAGGTTTATCTAGTTGCACCTGTCCAACCGTCTTTACGCATACCGCGAGTCACAGAGTTAACTGTCATTAATCTTTTAGGGGGGATTCCTCGTCCGCTTGGCAATCTACTACGTCGGATAACTTATCGTTTACTATTTGCCAAAATGGGTCGAGGCGTTGATATTCAGACAGGGGTTGAGTTAATTGGAGCTAATTCTATTGAAGTTGGGGATGAGGTAAAAATTCTTTGGCATACACGTTTGGAAATTAAACACGCAAATTGCCTATTACGTATTGGCAACAGAGTTTGTTTAGATCGCGGTGTTGATATTAAAGCATCAAGTTCTGATTGTTTGATTGAGATCGGTGACGATTCTTACTTAGGACCTTATGTGTGTATGGCTGGTCCCGGTCATATCAAAATTGGCAAGGAATGCCTTATAGCATCGCATTCAAGCCTTTATGCCAACAATCATAGGGCATATGGAGTCAGTCGTGAAGGAATTGAAATTCAGGATAATTGCTGGCTGGGTACAGGTGTCAGAGTTTTAGATGGAGTCACTATTGGTAAGGGATGTGTCATTGGTGCAGGAGCCGTTGTTACCAAGAATATTCCTCCCTACTCTGTAGCAGTTGGAGTACCTGCAAAAGTGATTGGAGCTAGTAAGGGGGGTGTTGTTTAA